The Deinococcus wulumuqiensis R12 genome has a window encoding:
- a CDS encoding PqqD family protein has protein sequence MWTANPDILVTDLGDELVLMDPQGSVMFSLNAAGRLLWQSLPASADALAQRLQATYGLDAAQARADSQAVLDDLAARRLVKLA, from the coding sequence ATGTGGACGGCCAACCCCGACATCCTCGTGACCGACCTCGGTGATGAACTCGTACTTATGGACCCGCAGGGGAGCGTCATGTTCAGTCTCAATGCGGCTGGGCGCCTTCTGTGGCAAAGCCTCCCTGCCTCTGCCGACGCTCTCGCGCAGCGCCTCCAGGCGACTTACGGCCTCGATGCGGCCCAGGCGAGAGCTGACAGTCAGGCCGTGCTGGACGACCTCGCCGCTCGCCGCCTGGTGAAGCTGGCTTGA
- a CDS encoding glycoside hydrolase family 108 protein, with protein MSDFEKAHAFTALWEGGYIHHPADPGGETNLGVTKANWLKWCKACGIPPKPMKALTPADVKPLYEAWYWRPLAATLPWPLSAAIYDMSVNHGVGDGKPFDENGNENGATWMLWRAHQLAPGGTPLQLALAACDAREQFYRGIVRRNPSQQVFMKGWMRRVNALRRWLKALPVPPPAGGVLLVPAGGGEPVPWNGKPAKYGGVLVNDELIAQLRRVYASPGGPWTHQGLKVYLRRNGDLVLERAPIGPAIPPTPPK; from the coding sequence ATGTCTGACTTTGAGAAGGCCCACGCTTTCACCGCGCTCTGGGAGGGGGGATATATCCACCACCCCGCCGATCCAGGCGGTGAGACCAACCTCGGCGTGACGAAGGCCAACTGGCTGAAATGGTGCAAGGCGTGCGGTATCCCGCCCAAGCCCATGAAGGCCCTGACGCCTGCCGACGTGAAGCCGCTCTACGAGGCGTGGTACTGGCGTCCGCTCGCCGCCACGCTGCCCTGGCCCCTGAGCGCCGCCATCTACGACATGAGCGTGAATCACGGCGTGGGCGACGGCAAGCCCTTCGACGAGAACGGGAACGAAAACGGCGCGACGTGGATGCTCTGGCGGGCGCACCAGCTCGCACCCGGCGGCACGCCGCTGCAACTGGCCCTGGCCGCCTGCGACGCCCGCGAGCAGTTTTACCGGGGGATTGTCCGGCGCAACCCGTCGCAGCAGGTGTTCATGAAGGGGTGGATGCGCCGGGTGAACGCGCTGCGGCGGTGGCTCAAGGCGCTGCCCGTGCCGCCGCCTGCGGGTGGGGTGCTGCTCGTGCCTGCGGGCGGTGGGGAGCCGGTGCCCTGGAACGGCAAGCCCGCGAAGTACGGCGGGGTGCTGGTCAACGATGAGCTGATCGCCCAGCTCCGGCGGGTTTACGCCTCGCCCGGTGGTCCCTGGACGCACCAGGGCCTGAAGGTCTACCTGCGCCGCAACGGAGACCTGGTGCTGGAGCGTGCGCCCATCGGCCCGGCCATTCCCCCGACGCCGCCCAAGTAA
- a CDS encoding lasso peptide biosynthesis B2 protein → MSPNFPDPAVLAQVLTSPAQLNAAGVPHILSASLGGAVRARLPESHPLRSPLRKQAVDLALRHAHIRAELRPLLAAWAREGIPALLFKGFALAEFEYATPGERFYGDVDLLLPEAPEMVARAAHIALAYGWRIDGLYAHPERWTHESMHLFSPGGHVRIDVHRWVVAQSVGVTPTKARKLTSDIWQRASQVDWEGISVYRPAPLDAAVVNIALGRCWGGDSGGLKPADYLDLQVLCQNHRLSSETLRRHASEVGGSATWAAFQRCCSPEEGHLQLDVRQTAPVIAQGLSGDGLKVERGLWTARWRLLRWLWPQLLPALFDVMAAWWAVRQGGDPRTHLARWTPSAASVRRRLGYSALSARLTAVSWWTRLLYPRQRKRGVCVPRAYATYRNLYRAGHPAVFVSGAGRHGAEFVAHAWIEDDRGTLELYGEPQNRQNFKVVFSYPGEP, encoded by the coding sequence GTGAGCCCTAACTTTCCTGATCCTGCTGTGCTGGCACAAGTCCTCACTTCTCCGGCACAACTTAACGCTGCTGGTGTTCCGCACATTCTGTCGGCGAGCCTGGGCGGGGCGGTGCGTGCCCGATTGCCTGAGTCCCATCCTCTGCGTAGCCCTTTGCGAAAGCAGGCCGTGGACTTGGCGCTGCGTCACGCCCACATCCGTGCCGAGTTGCGTCCCCTGCTGGCAGCCTGGGCACGCGAGGGGATTCCGGCGCTCTTGTTTAAGGGGTTCGCTCTGGCTGAATTCGAGTACGCCACGCCGGGTGAGCGCTTCTACGGCGACGTGGACCTCCTTCTTCCGGAGGCACCTGAAATGGTGGCCCGGGCCGCCCATATCGCCCTGGCTTACGGCTGGCGTATCGATGGCCTTTACGCCCACCCGGAACGCTGGACACATGAGAGCATGCACCTGTTCAGTCCGGGGGGGCACGTGCGAATTGACGTCCACCGCTGGGTCGTTGCGCAGAGTGTTGGAGTCACGCCCACAAAAGCACGGAAGCTGACCTCGGACATCTGGCAGCGTGCTTCCCAGGTCGACTGGGAGGGCATCAGTGTCTACCGTCCCGCGCCCCTGGATGCGGCCGTGGTCAACATTGCCCTGGGCCGGTGCTGGGGCGGAGACAGCGGAGGACTCAAGCCAGCGGATTACCTCGACCTGCAGGTGCTCTGCCAGAATCACCGGCTCAGCTCGGAAACGCTGCGGCGACACGCCTCAGAGGTCGGTGGAAGCGCGACCTGGGCTGCCTTCCAGCGCTGCTGCTCTCCAGAAGAGGGTCATCTTCAACTCGACGTCAGGCAGACCGCCCCTGTCATCGCGCAGGGGTTATCCGGGGACGGCCTGAAAGTAGAGCGTGGCCTCTGGACGGCGCGTTGGCGGCTTCTGCGTTGGCTCTGGCCCCAACTTCTGCCTGCCCTCTTCGACGTCATGGCGGCGTGGTGGGCCGTGCGGCAGGGGGGTGATCCCCGCACCCATCTGGCGCGGTGGACCCCGTCGGCAGCTTCGGTCCGACGCCGACTCGGGTACAGCGCGCTGAGTGCCCGGCTCACGGCGGTGAGCTGGTGGACCCGTCTCCTGTACCCGAGACAACGCAAACGGGGTGTCTGTGTTCCACGCGCCTACGCCACCTACCGGAATCTGTACCGAGCAGGCCACCCGGCGGTGTTCGTCAGTGGCGCCGGACGGCACGGAGCCGAATTCGTGGCACACGCTTGGATAGAAGACGACCGGGGAACTCTAGAACTCTACGGTGAGCCTCAGAATCGTCAGAACTTCAAAGTCGTATTCAGTTACCCAGGAGAGCCTTGA
- a CDS encoding ExeM/NucH family extracellular endonuclease — MKMKHKSTALLVLGVLALSACGQQPQPQAPATPPAQGTQKLEKVRALGLYELQINGLGTQQAQASVRQAGSLSAQASEVQGLTYTFQSMSNVGDAAKQVMHMTATFKVTNTSATPIQVPVFIPVDTDGSHATDGETPFRNVTTSTGIAVSPAGMEVEQSHRTSGGLIEIDPSATPLVENLDTGALEVALPGGTTLPGISHRGWRGEALAPGASITVNFAARVPMKKSELTPEDPFRFNLVFAVADNPGTVALTNIASVQGSTPAGNAASPLNSQSATVEGVVTSVLPGLSGFFVQEEGIDADKDANTSNGVFVYCGASCPTIAANSRVRVTGTVSEYNGATQLTNPAVTVLSAGVPSPAAVSLTLPLDKTQQEKYEGMRVTFPEMLTVTNNYTYGRYGQLDLSNGGRVFNPTNGNAKTGQSTITLDDGILAQNPGTLNFLSSENTRRTGDTVTGLSGVWHTIANTPMLEPEGPVNFVSANSRAANALPKDVGGSLKVGGANVLNYFTTYGSTTDRGANNAGELARQRAKMVTNLVTLNADVLTLMEIQNNGDTAVDDLVAALNEKAGAGTYAAVKTGKVGTDAIKVAIIYQPAKVTPIGAPMIDNNSVFSRPPVAQTFRDKATNGVFSVVANHFKSKGSCPTSGDTDQGQGCWNLKRVDQANALLNFVSTIKQKSGDQDVLITGDLNAYGAEDPIKALQNGGFESLNLRIPAEDRYSYQFNGQFGYLDHALASQNLSGQVTGITEWHVNSDEPVIADYNVEFKNAPGCTSTSCTGIDLFDASHPFRASDHDPVLVGLNLTADAGTTPVNPVTTLTASPAALTVTAGGAAVSSTLTTSTQNYSGADLTVTITTPAGVTVTPSATTVSPNGTFTVSVTAPEGTPAGTYPVTVTTTGDNGLKASTDLTVTLGTGGGTTPPTPTGSDLIFSEYVEGSSNNKALELYNPTSDTIDLSAYSVELYANGATTPNNTQKLSGTLAAGGTLVLVNGQAGATLKALGTVSSVTNFNGDDALVLKKGTTIIDSFGQVGLDPGNAWTANGVTTIDKTLRRKAGVTAGDANATDAFDPSAQWEQFNIDTFDGLGSR, encoded by the coding sequence ATGAAGATGAAACACAAAAGTACAGCCCTGCTGGTCCTCGGCGTGCTGGCGCTCAGCGCCTGCGGACAGCAGCCACAGCCCCAAGCTCCTGCGACCCCGCCCGCTCAGGGCACACAGAAGTTGGAAAAGGTCAGGGCACTCGGGCTGTATGAGCTGCAAATCAACGGCCTGGGGACCCAGCAGGCGCAGGCCAGCGTTCGGCAGGCCGGGAGCCTGAGCGCGCAGGCCAGCGAAGTTCAGGGACTGACATACACCTTCCAGAGCATGTCCAACGTGGGTGACGCCGCCAAGCAGGTCATGCACATGACCGCGACCTTCAAGGTTACCAACACCTCGGCGACGCCCATTCAGGTGCCGGTGTTCATTCCTGTCGATACGGATGGAAGCCACGCCACCGATGGCGAAACCCCCTTCCGGAACGTCACGACCAGCACGGGCATCGCGGTCAGTCCGGCAGGGATGGAAGTGGAGCAGTCCCACCGCACCAGCGGCGGCCTCATTGAAATCGACCCCAGCGCTACGCCGCTGGTCGAGAACCTGGACACGGGCGCCCTGGAAGTCGCTCTGCCGGGCGGCACCACGCTTCCGGGCATCAGTCACCGGGGCTGGCGTGGGGAGGCCCTGGCCCCTGGCGCGTCCATCACCGTCAACTTCGCGGCCCGGGTTCCCATGAAGAAAAGCGAACTCACCCCCGAAGACCCCTTCCGCTTCAACCTGGTCTTCGCTGTGGCCGACAACCCCGGCACCGTCGCCCTCACCAACATCGCCAGCGTGCAGGGCAGCACCCCGGCAGGCAACGCGGCCAGCCCCCTGAACAGCCAAAGTGCCACGGTCGAGGGTGTGGTGACCAGCGTCCTGCCCGGGCTGAGCGGTTTTTTCGTGCAGGAAGAGGGGATCGACGCCGATAAGGACGCCAACACCTCCAACGGCGTCTTCGTGTACTGCGGCGCTTCCTGCCCGACCATCGCCGCGAACAGCCGCGTTCGCGTCACGGGAACCGTGAGCGAGTACAACGGCGCGACCCAGCTAACCAACCCTGCCGTGACGGTGCTGTCGGCAGGTGTGCCCTCTCCCGCCGCCGTGAGCCTGACTCTGCCGCTGGACAAGACCCAGCAGGAAAAGTACGAGGGCATGCGTGTCACCTTCCCTGAAATGCTGACGGTGACCAACAACTACACCTACGGGCGCTACGGTCAGCTCGACCTCTCCAATGGTGGCCGGGTCTTTAACCCCACCAACGGCAATGCCAAGACCGGACAGAGCACCATCACGCTCGACGACGGCATTCTTGCTCAGAACCCGGGCACGCTGAACTTCCTGAGCAGCGAGAACACCCGCCGCACCGGGGACACCGTGACTGGCCTGAGCGGGGTCTGGCACACCATCGCCAACACGCCGATGCTGGAGCCGGAAGGCCCCGTGAATTTTGTTTCCGCCAACAGCCGCGCGGCGAATGCTCTGCCGAAAGACGTCGGCGGCAGCCTGAAAGTCGGCGGTGCCAACGTCCTGAACTACTTCACCACCTACGGCAGCACCACGGACCGCGGGGCGAACAATGCCGGGGAACTGGCCCGGCAGCGCGCGAAGATGGTGACGAACCTCGTGACGCTGAACGCCGACGTTCTGACCCTCATGGAAATTCAGAACAACGGTGACACCGCTGTGGACGACTTGGTGGCGGCGCTGAACGAGAAAGCGGGCGCCGGCACCTACGCCGCCGTCAAGACGGGCAAGGTCGGCACGGACGCCATCAAGGTCGCCATCATCTACCAGCCGGCGAAAGTCACCCCCATCGGCGCGCCGATGATCGACAACAACAGCGTCTTCTCGCGCCCGCCTGTGGCCCAGACGTTCCGCGACAAGGCCACGAACGGCGTGTTCAGCGTGGTCGCCAACCACTTCAAGAGCAAGGGCAGCTGCCCCACCAGTGGTGACACCGACCAGGGCCAGGGCTGCTGGAACCTCAAGCGCGTCGATCAGGCCAACGCCCTGCTGAACTTCGTCAGCACCATCAAGCAAAAGAGCGGCGACCAGGACGTCCTGATTACCGGCGACCTCAACGCCTACGGCGCAGAAGACCCCATCAAGGCACTGCAAAATGGCGGCTTCGAGAGCCTCAACCTGCGCATCCCCGCCGAGGACCGCTACAGCTACCAGTTCAACGGCCAGTTCGGCTACCTCGACCACGCGCTCGCCAGCCAGAACCTGAGCGGTCAGGTCACCGGCATCACCGAGTGGCACGTCAACAGCGACGAGCCGGTCATTGCCGACTACAACGTCGAATTCAAGAATGCCCCCGGCTGCACCAGCACCAGCTGCACCGGCATCGACCTGTTCGACGCCTCGCACCCCTTCCGCGCTTCTGACCACGACCCTGTGCTGGTCGGCCTGAACCTCACCGCCGATGCTGGGACCACGCCGGTCAACCCGGTGACCACGCTCACGGCCAGCCCCGCGGCCCTCACGGTCACGGCGGGCGGCGCGGCGGTCAGCAGCACCCTGACGACCAGCACGCAGAACTACAGCGGCGCTGACCTGACGGTGACCATCACCACCCCTGCTGGGGTAACCGTAACCCCTTCGGCCACCACCGTCAGCCCCAACGGCACCTTCACGGTCAGCGTGACCGCGCCCGAAGGCACGCCAGCCGGCACCTACCCCGTGACGGTCACCACCACCGGCGACAACGGCCTGAAGGCCAGCACCGACCTCACCGTGACGTTGGGGACGGGCGGTGGCACCACGCCTCCTACCCCCACGGGGAGCGACCTGATCTTCAGCGAGTACGTTGAAGGGAGCAGCAACAACAAGGCGCTGGAGTTGTACAACCCCACGAGCGACACCATCGATCTCTCGGCTTACAGCGTCGAGCTGTACGCCAACGGTGCCACCACGCCGAACAACACGCAGAAGCTGAGTGGCACGCTGGCGGCGGGCGGCACACTTGTGCTGGTTAACGGTCAGGCAGGCGCGACACTTAAGGCTCTGGGAACGGTCAGCAGCGTCACCAACTTCAACGGCGACGATGCGCTGGTGCTCAAGAAGGGCACGACGATCATCGACTCCTTCGGGCAGGTTGGTTTAGATCCTGGCAATGCCTGGACGGCAAACGGCGTGACCACGATTGACAAGACCCTGCGCCGCAAGGCGGGCGTCACTGCAGGGGACGCCAACGCCACGGAC
- a CDS encoding phage head spike fiber domain-containing protein produces MHAALVKRRVANLAPVGARGFRWYAEALTDSPRANAGIAPDGTNTAVKITANTDAKVHLIAAFAPGNIPTIPQGSPYTFSVFVKSAGWRYVRISFEWYYADHYLDLDLLTGTYTMPPAGDYRRPRACRVETLPDGWYRVSITEVNTETAGGMSARVYFVDAAGSTNTPGDGTSGILLWGYQINTGGPAPYNPAPPLI; encoded by the coding sequence ATGCACGCCGCACTGGTCAAGCGCCGGGTGGCAAATCTTGCTCCTGTGGGCGCACGGGGGTTTCGCTGGTACGCCGAGGCGCTGACAGACTCCCCCCGCGCCAACGCAGGCATCGCCCCGGACGGCACGAACACGGCGGTCAAAATCACCGCGAACACGGACGCTAAAGTGCATCTCATCGCAGCGTTTGCGCCGGGCAACATCCCCACCATCCCGCAGGGCAGCCCGTACACCTTTTCGGTGTTCGTGAAATCCGCAGGCTGGCGCTACGTCCGAATAAGCTTTGAGTGGTACTACGCGGATCACTATCTTGACCTTGACCTCTTGACCGGAACATACACGATGCCGCCTGCGGGTGACTACAGACGCCCCCGCGCCTGCCGTGTCGAGACGCTGCCCGACGGCTGGTATCGCGTCAGCATCACCGAAGTCAATACCGAGACCGCTGGAGGCATGAGCGCCAGGGTGTACTTCGTTGACGCCGCTGGGAGCACGAACACCCCCGGCGACGGCACCAGCGGCATCCTCCTCTGGGGCTATCAGATCAACACTGGCGGCCCCGCCCCCTACAACCCTGCGCCCCCTCTCATCTGA